From a single Brassica rapa cultivar Chiifu-401-42 chromosome A01, CAAS_Brap_v3.01, whole genome shotgun sequence genomic region:
- the LOC117128967 gene encoding protein DOWN-REGULATED IN DIF1 11-like: MAMSLSMLTLVFTVVFIMAHTTFSQQFDRYSLEVPEDVNISPMPDFDIYVETPDESPFEADSPTMEYNMKLGRQYSDKQFNFLQICLQKLNSDCGDNIVKNMLDKTTTQLTNECCLILLKIGKDCQLGVAHIISSNTEYNNIASKAIPKSKHTWKDCVRRVGSHIGSPIFLEELN, translated from the coding sequence atgGCAATGTCTCTTTCCATGTTAACTCTTGTATTCACCGTAGTATTTATCATGGCTCACACAACTTTTTCCCAACAATTTGATCGATATTCACTAGAGGTACCAGAAGATGTGAACATATCTCCCATGCCAGATTTTGATATCTACGTCGAAACTCCCGATGAATCTCCATTCGAAGCTGATTCACCGACAATGGAATATAACATGAAACTTGGGAGACAGTACTCGGACAAACAATTCAATTTTCTTCAGATTTGCCTTCAAAAGCTGAATTCGGATTGTGGAGATAACATTGTCAAGAACATGTTGGATAAAACTACGACGCAATTGACGAATGAATGTTGTCTTATTCTATTAAAGATTGGCAAAGATTGTCAACTAGGAGTGGCACATATCATTTCTTCAAACACTGAATATAATAATATTGCTTCTAAGGCTATTCCAAAAAGCAAACATACATGGAAAGATTGTGTCCGCAGAGTTGGGAGCCATATTGGTTCTCCAATTTTTTTAGAAGAACTAAACTAA
- the LOC103845856 gene encoding fatty acyl-CoA reductase 2, protein MEALFLSSSSSSIAASIKLSRLHDRRDWCTLLRDKKRVGPTWCRVGGGGGDGRNIKPERPIRVSSLLKDRGQVLIREQSSPAMDAETLVLSPNVNGTAIEMNGVKTLMPFNGAAMVGIKQGLGIVSYLQGKTFLITGSTGFLAKVLIEKVLRMAPDVGKIYLLIKAKNKEAAIQRLKNEVLDAELFKNLRETHGASYQSFMLDKLVPVTGNICDSNIGLQTDSAEEIAKEVDVIINSAANTTFNERYDVALDINTRGPGNLMGFAKKCKKLKLFLQVSTAYVNGQRQGRIMEKPFSMGDCIATENFMEGNRKALDIDKEMKLALDAARKGTQDQDEAQKMKDLGLERARSYGWQDTYVFTKAMGEMMINSTRGDVPVVIIRPSVIESTYKDPFPGWMEGNRMMDPIVLCYGKGQLTGFLVDPKGVLDVVPADMVVNATLAAIAKHGMAKADTEPEINVYQIASSAINPLVFEDLAELLYNHYKSTPCMDSKGVPIRVPLMKLFDSVDDFSDHLWRDAQERSGLMNGMDSSDSKILQKLKFICKKSIEQAKHLATIYEPYTFYGGRFDNSNTHRLMENMSEEEKLEFGFDVGSINWNDYITNVHIPGLRRHVLKGRA, encoded by the exons ATGGAAGCTCTCTTCTTGagttcttcttcctcctccattGCTGCGTCAATCAAACTTTCAAGATTACACGACCGTCGTGACTGGTGCACTTTGTTAAGGGACAAGAAAAGGGTAGGACCCACCTGGTGCCGCgtaggtggtggtggaggtgatGGGAGAAACATCAAACCAGAGAGGCCTATTAGGGTCTCTTCGCTTTTGAAAGACAGAGGTCAAGTATTGATTAGGGAACAGAGTTCGCCTGCTATGGACGCTGAGACATTGGTTCTGTCACCTAATGTGAATGGAACAGCCATTGAGATGAATGGAGTGAAAACTCTGATGCCTTTCAATGGTGCTGCTATGGTGGGGATCAAACAAGGACTTGGCATCGTTAGTTATCTCCAAGGGAAGACGTTTCTAATCACTGGCTCCACTGGCTTCTTAGCTAAAG TACTGATTGAGAAGGTTTTGAGAATGGCTCCTGATGTTGGGAAAATATATCTCTTGATTAAAGCTAAAAACAAAGAAGCAGCGATCCAGCGGTTAAAGAACGAG GTGTTAGATGCAGagctttttaaaaatctaagaGAGACTCATGGAGCATCTTACCAGTCTTTCATGTTGGACAAGCTTGTCCCTGTGACAGGAAACATTTGCGATTCAAACATTGGGTTGCAAACAGATTCAGCAGAGGAGATTGCAAAAGAAGTTGATGTGATTATCAACTCAGCTGCCAATACAACCTTCAATGAAAG ATATGATGTTGCTTTGGACATAAACACACGAGGGCCTGGTAATCTCATGGGATTCGCCAAGAAGTGCAAGAAACTCAAGCTTTTCTTGCAAGTATCTACAG CTTATGTGAACGGACAAAGACAAGGAAGGATCATGGAGAAGCCCTTCTCGATGGGAGATTGTATAGCTACAGAGAACTTCATGGAAGGTAACAGGAAAGCATTAGATATCGATAAAGAGATGAAGCTAGCTCTTGATGCTGCAAGAAAAGGGACTCAAGATCAAGATGAGGCGCAGAAGATGAAGGATCTCGGTCTAGAGAG gGCAAGATCATATGGATGGCAAGACACTTATGTTTTCACCAAAGCAATGGGAGAAATGATGATCAATAGCACTAGAGGGGACGTACCTGTGGTTATTATAAGGCCTAGCGTCATCGAAAGCACTTACAAAGACCCTTTCCCTGGATGGATGGAAGGAAACAG GATGATGGATCCTATAGTGCTGTGTTATGGAAAAGGACAGCTCACAGGGTTCTTGGTTGATCCAAAAGGAGTTCTTGATGTGGTTCCGGCTGATATGGTCGTTAATGCGACATTAGCTGCTATAGCAAAGCATGGAATGGCTAAGGCAGATACAGAACCTGAGATAAACGTGTATCAGATCGCTTCTTCAGCGATAAATCCTCTTGTTTTCGAGGACTTAGCTGAGCTTCTTTATAACCATTACAAATCTACCCCGTGCATGGACTCGAAAGGTGTTCCTATTAGGGTGCCTTTGATGAAGCTTTTCGACTCCGTTGATGATTTCTCGGATCATTTGTGGAGAGATGCTCAAGAACGGAGTGGATTAATGAATGGTATGGACTCATCGGATAGTAAGATACTACAGAAGCTTAAATTCATTTGCAAGAAATCTATTGAGCAAGCCAAACACCTTGCCACTATTTATGAGCCATACACTTTCTATGGTGGAAG aTTTGATAACAGCAATACACATAGATTAATGGAGAATATGTCTGAAGAAGAGAAGCTTGAGTTTGGGTTTGATGTTGGAAGCATTAACTGGAATGACTACATTACAAATGTTCACATTCCCGGTTTAAGAAGACATGTTTTGAAAGGAAGGGCTTAG
- the LOC103845892 gene encoding 40S ribosomal protein S5-1: MAAAVEIDAEIQQQLTNEVKLFNRWTYDDVSVTDISLVDYIGVQAAKHATFVPHTAGRYSVKRFRKAQCPIVERLTNSLMMHGRNNGKKLMAVRIIKHAMEIIHLLTDANPIQVIIDAIVNSGPREDATRIGSAGVVRRQAVDISPLRRVNQAIFLLTTGAREAAFRNIKTIAECLADELINAAKGSSNSYAIKKKDEIERVAKANR, translated from the exons ATGGCCGCCGCCGTGGAAATCGACGCTGAGATTCAGCAGCAGCTTACCAACGAGGTCAAGCTCTTCAACCGCTGGACCTACGACGACGTCTCG gtCACAGATATCAGTCTTGTTGACTACATTGGAGTACAGGCAGCTAAACACGCTACCTTCGTCCCCCACACAGCCGGAAGATACTCTGTGAAGAGATTCAGGAAGGCTCAGTGCCCCATTGTTGAGAGGCTCACAAACTCTCTCATGATGCACGGGAGAAACAACGGAAAGAAGTTGATGGCGGTGAGGATCATCAAGCACGCCATGGAAATCATCCACCTCTTGACTGACGCCAACCCGATCCAGGTCATCATTGACGCCATTGTTAACAG TGGTCCTCGTGAAGATGCTACCAGAATTGGGTCTGCTGGTGTTGTTAGGAGACAAGCCGTTGATATCTCGCCTCTAAGACGTGTCAACCAAGCTATCTTCTTGCTTACAACCGGTGCTCGTGAGGCTGCTTTCAGAAACATTAAGACTATTGCTGAGTGCCTTGCTGATGAATTGATCAACGCAGCTAAGGGCTCTTCCAACAG CTATGCCATCAAAAAGAAGGATGAGATTGAGAGAGTCGCCAAGGCTAATCGTTAA
- the LOC103845866 gene encoding rRNA biogenesis protein RRP5 translates to MVAPSRKVPSGKRNDSTKAFKSSRKPFKRTKKDDVAARPEAMALQLEEVPDFPRGGGSSLSKKEREKIHEEVDAEFDAGDERVAKRSKGGKPKKRNTSDVDELGSLFDGGLTGKRPRYANKITIKNISAGMKLLGVVTEVNQKDIVISLPGGLRGLVRASEALDFTDFGTEDDENELLRDIFSVGQLVPCIVLQLDDDKKEAGKRKIWLSLRLSLLHKGFSLDSFQPGMVVTANVKSVEDHGYILQFGMPSITGFIKKSHEGTRELKTGQLIQGVVTNIDKERKIVSLSSDPDSVAKCVTKDLSGMSFDLLIPGMMVNARVQSALENGLLLGFLMYFTGTVDLFHLQNPLCNKSWKDEYNPSKMVNARILFIDPSTRAVGLTLNPHLVGNKAPPLHVSSGDIFDEANVVRVDKSGLLLELPSKPVSTPAYVSTYDAAEDEVKKLEKKFKEGSRIRVRVLGLKQIEGLAIGTLKESAFEGPAFTHSDVKPGMVTKGKVISVDTFGAIVQFPGGLKAMCPLQHMSEFEVRKPRKKFKVGAELIFRVLGCKSKRITVTCKKTLVKSKLPILCSYADATEGLVTHGWITKIEKNGCFVRFYNGVQGFVARFELGLEPGSDPASVFHIGEVVKCRVTSAVHGTRRINLSFMMKPTSVSEDDSIKLGSIVSGVIDSITPQAVTVHVKSKGLLKGTIFAEHLADHHDQAKLMISLLRPGFELDKLLVIDIEGNNLALSSKYSLIKFAEELPSDLSQLQPNSVVHGYVCNLIENGCFVRFLGRLTGFAPRSKAIDEPRADLSESFFVGQSVRANIVDVNQEKSRVTLSLKQSSCASVDASFVQEYFLTDEKISNLQSSDITESECSWVEKFSIGSLIMGTVQDKNDLGLVVNFDNINNVLGFIPKYHLGGTSLENGSVVQAVVLDISRAERLVDLSLRPELINSSAKEVSNRQSKKKRKRGISKELEVHQRVSAVVEIVKEQYLILSIPEHNYTIGYAAVSDYNTQKLPVKQFTTGQSVVASVEALQNPLTSGRLLLLLDSVSGSSETSSKRAKKKANCEVGSVVQAEITEIKPFEVRVNFGQSFRGRIHITEVNDVGTNEEPFAKFRVGQSVSARVVAKPCHTDNKKSQLWELSVKPAILRDSGELTEVREQLEFVSGEPVCGYVYKVDKEWVWLAISRNVTARIFILDTACEARELEEFEGRFPIGKAVSGYVLTYNKEKKTVRLVQRPLLNIQKSIGNDGGPKKDKLDSSIPGDDATLFIHEGDILGGRISKILPGVGGLRVQIGPYVFGRVHFTEINDSWLSNPLDGLHEGQFVKCKVLEISNSSKGTLQIELSLRTSLDGMSSDHISEASSNNVFKRFERIEDLSPDMGIEGYVKNTMSKGCFIMLSRTLDAKVLLSNLSDTFVKDPENEFPVGKLVTGRVLNVEPLSKRVEVTLKKVNAGGPSKSESYDLKQFHVGDMISGRIKRVEPYGLFIEIDQTGMVGLCHKSQLSDNHIEDIHARYEAGESVTAKILKLDEERRRISLGMKSSYFVNGDDDTAQPRSEENADEASMECDPINDSKSGVLAAVGDFGFQETNSGTSLAIAQVESRASILPLEVDLDDIEEADLDKNQNQKLQGADKDEKSKRKEKQKDKEEREKKIQAAEGRLLENHAPESADEFEKMVRSSPNSSFVWIKYMAFMLSLADIEKARSIAERALRTINIREEEEKLNIWVAYFNLENEHGSPPEEAVKKVFERARQYCDPKKVYNALLGVYERTEQYKLADKLLDEMIKKFKQSCKVWLRKIQSYLKQDEENIQSVVNRALLCLPRHKHIKFISQTAILEFKCGVADRGRSLFEGVLREYPKRTDLWSVYLDQEIRLGEVDVIRSLFERAISLSLPPKKMKFLFKKFLEYEKAAGDEERVEYVKQRAMEYADSTLA, encoded by the exons ATGGTGGCTCCATCGAGAAAAGTTCCAAGCGGAAAACGCAACGATTCAACAAAGGCATTCAAATCATCGAGGAAACCGTTCAAAAGGACGAAGAAGGACGATGTCGCCGCAAGGCCTGAAGCCATGGCTCTGCAGCTCGAAGAGGTTCCCGACTTCCCTCGAg GTGGAGGCTCTTCTCTGAGCAAGAAAGAGCGTGAGAAGATTCACGAAGAAGTCGACGCTGAGTTTGACGCTGGTGATGAGCGTGTTGCTAAGAGGAGTAAAGGAGGGAAACCTAAGAAGAGAAACACTAGCGATGTAGATGAATTGGGATCTCTTTTTGACGGTGGTTTAACTGGGAAACGGCCAAGATATGCTAATAAGATTACCATTAAG AATATTTCCGCCGGAATGAAGCTTTTGGGGGTTGTTACTGAAGTCAACCAGAAAGATATTGTAATTAGTCTTCCAGGGGGCTTACGTGGTTTAGTTCGCGCAAGCGAGGCGTTGGATTTTACAGATTTCGGAACTGAG GACGATGAAAATGAACTTCTTCGAGACATCTTTTCTGTGGGTCAGCTTGTTCCTTGCATTGTGTTGCAGTTAGATGATGATAAGAAGGAGGCGggcaaaagaaaaatatggcTTTCATTGCGACTTTCCTTATTGCACAAGGGATTCAGTTTGGATTCCTTTCAACCTGGGATG GTAGTAACTGCAAATGTGAAAAGCGTGGAAGATCATGGTTATATCCTTCAATTTGGAATGCCTTCTATCACAGGATTTATCAAGAAAAGCCATGAAG GAACTCGGGAGTTAAAGACTGGGCAGCTTATTCAGGGCGTGGTTACAAATATTGATAAAGAACGTAAAATTGTTAGTCTTAGTTCTGACCCAGATTCAGTGGCAAAGTGTGTG ACCAAGGATTTGAGTGGGATGTCGTTCGATCTTCTCATCCCAGGCATGATGGTTAATGCCCGTGTTCAATCTGCCCTTGAGAATGGATTACTATTAGGATTTCTTATGTACTTTACTGGAACG GTTGATCTTTTTCATCTACAAAATCCATTATGTAACAAGAGCTGGAAGGATGAATATAATCCGTCTAAGATg GTTAATGCTAGAATATTGTTTATCGATCCATCAACTAGAGCTGTTGGTTTGACGTTAAACCCACATCTTGTTGGCAACAAGGCTCCTCCTCTG CATGTCTCCAGCGGAGACATATTCGACGAAGCAAACGTTGTCCGTGTTGATAAATCAGGCCTTCTTCTTGAGCTCCCTTCTAAGCCTGTTTCAACGCCAGCATATGTTAGC ACATATGACGCTGCTGAAGATGAAGTTAAGAAACTTGAAAAGAAGTTTAAGGAAGGAAGCCGCATCCGTGTTCGAGTCCTCGGCCTTAAGCAGATAGAGGGGTTGGCCATAGGGACTTTAAAG GAAAGCGCCTTTGAAGGTCCAGCGTTCACCCACTCAGATGTCAAGCCTGGCATGGTGACGAAGGGTAAAGTCATATCTGTTGATACATTCGGTGCCATTGTGCAATTTCCGGGTGGTCTGAAAGCAATGTGCCCACTTCAGCATATGTCTGAGTTTGAAGTTAGGAAGCCCAGGAAGAAGTTCAAG GTTGGAGCTGAATTAATATTTCGTGTGCTGGGCTGCAAATCAAAGAGAATAACTGTTACCTGCAAGAAAACACTT GTTAAGTCTAAACTTCCGATTTTGTGTTCTTACGCTGATGCAACTGAAGGACTAGTGACACATGGCTGGATAACAAAGATTGAAAAGAATGGATGCTTTGTTCGCTTCTATAATGGAGTGCAAGGATTTGTTGCCAG ATTTGAACTTGGTTTAGAGCCTGGAAGTGATCCCGCTTCAGTGTTTCATATTGGGGAGGTTGTGAAATGTAGAGTTACCAGTGCGGTTCATGGTACTCGAAGGATCAACCTCAGTTTTATGATGAAGCCAACAAG CGTTTCTGAAGACGATTCAATCAAGTTAGGTAGTATTGTATCTGGGGTAATTGATAGTATAACTCCTCAGGCAGTCACTGTCCATGTTAAATCCAAAGGTCTTCTGAAGGGTACAATTTTTGCAGAACATTTAGCTGATCATCATG ACCAAGCAAAATTAATGATATCACTTTTAAGACCTGGATTTGAGCTTGATAAGCTGCTGGTAATAG ACATTGAAGGCAATAACCTGGCTCTCTCCTCAAAATATTCTCTCATCAAGTTTGCTGAAGAGCTCCCTTCGGATTTAAGTCAGCTCCAGCCAAACTCAGTGGTTCAT GGTTATGTTTGTAACCTGATTGAGAATGGCTGTTTCGTCCGTTTCCTGGGTCGGTTGACTGGTTTCGCCCCGAGAAGCAAG gcAATTGACGAACCCAGGGCAGATCTCTCAGAATCCTTCTTTGTTGGACAATCGGTTCGGGCTAATATAGTTGAT GTCAATCAAGAAAAAAGCAGGGTGACTCTTTCATTGAAACAGTCATCTTGTGCTTCTGTAGATGCTTCTTTTGTTCAAGAGTATTTCCTTACAGATGAGAAG ATCTCGAACCTGCAATCATCTGATATTACTGAAAGCGAGTGTAGCTGGGTTGAGAAATTCTCTATTGGGagtttgatcatgggaaccgtACAGGATAAAAATGACCTTGGTTTGGTGGTGAATTTTGACAATATTAATAATGTCCTTGGTTTTATACCTAAGTATCATT TGGGTGGAACTAGTTTGGAAAACGGCTCTGTTGTCCAAGCAGTTGTTCTTGATATTTCTAGGGCAGAGAGACTAGTTGATTTGTCTTTGAGGCCTGAGCTCATAAACAGCTCAGCCAAAGAGGTGTCCAACCGTCAGTCAAAAAAG aaACGTAAAAGAGGTATTTCCAAGGAACTTGAAGTCCACCAGAGGGTCAGCGCTGTTGTAGAGATTGTGAAGGAGCAATACTTG ATTTTGTCGATTCCAGAACATAATTACACTATTGGATATGCGGCAGTATCAGACTATAACACACAGAAGTTACCAGTGAAACAGTTTACCACTGGACAAAG TGTTGTTGCGTCTGTTGAGGCTCTGCAAAACCCTTTGACGTCCGGGAGGTTGCTTTTACTTCTTGACTCTGTTTCCGGTAGTTCTGAGACATCGTCTAAGAGGGCAAAGAAGAAAGCCAATTGTGAAGTTGGTTCTGTTGTCCAAGCCGAG ATTACTGAAATTAAGCCTTTTGAAGTAAGAGTAAACTTTGGCCAAAGTTTCCGAGGAAGAATCCACATAACGGAG GTGAATGATGTTGGTACAAATGAAGAACCTTTTGCCAAATTCAGAGTTGGGCAATCAGTGTCTGCAAGGGTTGTTGCAAAGCCCTGTCATACGGATAATAAAAAGAGTCAACTCTGGGAGCTTTCTGTAAAGCCTGCAATACTTAGAG ACTCTGGTGAGCTGACTGAAGTGAGGGAACAACTTGAGTTTGTTTCTGGAGAGCCTGTCTGCGGATATGTCTACAAAGTGGATAAAGAATGGGTTTGGTTGGCAATATCTCGCAATGTGACTGCACGCATATTCATTTTAGACACTGCATGCGAAGCTCGTGAACTTGAGGAGTTCGAGGGGCGTTTTCCCATTGGTAAAGCTGTATCAGGCTATGTTTTGACGTACAATAAAGAGAAGAAAACTGTACGGTTGGTTCAGCGTCCACTACTGAATATCCAGAAAAGCATTGGCAATGATGGAGGGCCTAAAAAGGATAAACTAGACAGTAGCATTCCCGGTGATGATGCTACTCTATTCATTCATGAAGGAGACATTTTGGGTGGAAGAATTTCTAAGATACTTCCTGGTGTTGGTGGACTTCGTGTGCAAATAGGTCCTTATGTGTTTGGGAGAGTTCACTTTACTGAAATCAATGATTCATGGCTCTCCAATCCATTAGATGGTCTTCATGAAGGCCAATTTGTCAAATGCAAGGTCTTAGAAATCAGCAATTCTAGTAAAGGGACTTTGCAAATTGAACTGTCATTACGGACATCACTAGATGGCATGAGTTCGGACCATATCTCAGAAGCTTCCAGTAATAA TGTTTTCAAGCGTTTTGAAAGGATTGAAGATCTTTCTCCTGATATGGGAATCGAG GGTTATGTCAAGAATACGATGTCAAAAGGTTGTTTTATCATGCTTTCAAGAACACTCGACGCAAAAGTTCTACTGTCAAATTTATCTGACACTTTTGTCAAGGATCCCGAAAATGAATTTCCAGTAGGAAAACTTGTCACTGGCAG GGTGTTAAATGTGGAGCCGTTATCGAAGCGGGTAGAAGTCACTTTGAAGAAAGTAAATGCTGGTGGGCCATCAAAATCTGAATCTTATGACCTGAAGCAGTTCCATGTTGGAGACATGATTTCTGGGAGAATCAAACGTGTGGAGCCCTATGGCTTGTTCATTGAAATAGACCAAACGGGCATG GTTGGATTATGTCATAAATCACAACTTTCTGATAATCATATCGAGGATATACATGCCAGATATGAAGCTGGGGAAAGCGTCACCGCAAAGATTTTAAAG CTGGACGAGGAAAGGCGACGTATATCGCTTGGGATGAAGAGTTCGTATTTTGTGAACGGCGATGATGACACGGCACAGCCACGTTCTGAAGAAAACGCTGATGAAGCCAGCATGGAGTGTGATCCAATCAATGATTCGAAGTCGGGAGTTCTTGCAGCAGTTGGTGATTTTGGGTTCCAGGAAACAAACAGTGGCACTTCTCTGGCTATTGCCCAAGTAGAGTCAAGGGCTTCTATCCTTCCGCTTGAAGTTGACCTTGACGACATTGAGGAGGCGGACCTTGACAAGAATCAAAATCAGAAACTACAGGGAGCCGATAAAGATGAAAAGAGCAAGAGaaaggaaaaacaaaaagacaagGAGGAAAG AGAGAAAAAGATACAAGCTGCTGAAGGAAGATTGCTGGAGAATCACGCTCCTGAGAGTGCTGATGAATTTGAGAAAATGGTTAGAAGCTCTCCAAATAGCAGCTTTGTCTGGATTAAGTATATGGCGTTCATGCTCAGCTTGGCTGATATTGAGAAAGCCAGGTCCATTGCTGAGAG GGCTTTGAGAACTATAAATATtcgtgaagaagaagagaagctaAACATATGGGTTGCATACTTCAATTTGGAAAATGAACATGGAAGTCCTCCAGAG GAAGCTGTAAAGAAAGTTTTTGAAAGAGCGCGTCAATACTGTGACCCGAAGAAAGTTTACAATGCCCTCTTGGGCGTGTACGAGAGAACAGAGCAATATAAATTGGCTGATAAGCTGCTTGATGAGATGATCAAGAAGTTCAAGCAATCCTGCAAG GTTTGGTTACGGAAGATACAAAGTTATCTAAAGCAAGACGAGGAAAACATTCAGTCGGTGGTGAACCGTGCCTTGTTATGTCTTCCGCGCCATAAGCACATTAAATTCATATCGCAAACGGCTATTCTTGAGTTTAAATGCGGAGTTGCAGACAGAGGGAGATCACTGTTTGAAGGCGTTCTTAGGGAGTACCCGAAAAGAACAGACTTGTGGAGTGTTTATCTTGACCAG GAGATCCGGTTGGGAGAAGTTGATGTGATTAGGTCTTTGTTCGAGAGAGCCATTAGCTTGAGTTTGCCTCCTAAGAAGATGAAG tttttatttaagaaGTTTTTGGAATATGAGAAGGCTGCTGGTGACGAAGAGAGAGTCGAGTACGTGAAGCAAAGAGCAATGGAGTATGCAGACAGTACCTTGGCCTGA
- the LOC103846247 gene encoding uncharacterized protein LOC103846247, which translates to MGRYSYSQPSSSSASVDITSLLEAEAQGYADEAQSSFDNGEPFQNQPQPEGDDGIPTICYCGSEPVVATAYTEKDPGRRYFSCNNVVDGATHIWKWWDDAVMEEMRDFQTEIRRLKEAVAEREQKLLLLEKTVYDAGKDTTRVKLMVCLLVVIGLVILVLHGKFSTYLDFIFSLCVCIKTFDCLMLLVCRSSFKGFNGECSITCPMAKKVKVLCFSFLSLDNVYSVKKKFQLSGYRHLLYSQIPVDLESPEPFWLGSQAPDDSPSEISPECPSQIPPECPSQVPGQSRRQVPEEYVKTFPDRRKYTPKEDRILIGAWLNTSKDPLVGNEQRAVAFWKRIVDYYNASPQLVGEVPREVTSCKQRWSRINHEVSRFTGCYNQALREQRSGQNDDDVIKAAYDIFFTKYDTKFTLDHCWRELRHEQKWASTYMAKDGGKEKRRPVVDLDGPEENVVGEDEDRPVGVKAAKGASKKKKSGRNEELSKLQGVLELKEKLSRNKVLDRLLAKKEPLSEIETTLKMKLMSEVL; encoded by the coding sequence ATGGGAAGGTATAGCTATAGCCAGCCGTCCTCATCATCAGCGTCTGTCGACATCACCTCACTTCTCGAAGCTGAAGCTCAGGGTTACGCCGATGAAGCTCAGAGTAGCTTCGATAATGGAGAGCCGTTTCAGAACCAACCTCAACCTGAGGGGGATGATGGCATCCCGACGATCTGCTACTGTGGGAGTGAGCCGGTTGTTGCTACAGCCTACACGGAAAAAGATCCAGGCCGTAGGTATTTCAGCTGCAACAATGTCGTTGATGGAGCCACTCACATCTGGAAGTGGTGGGATGACGCGGTCATGGAGGAGATGAGGGACTTTCAGACGGAGATAAGACGGCTTAAGGAAGCAGTTGCAGAGAGAGAGCAGAAGCTGCTGCTGCTAGAGAAGACTGTGTACGACGCAGGAAAGGATACCACACGAGTTAAGCTAATGGTGTGCCTGCTAGTGGTCATAGGTTTGGTAATCTTGGTTCTACATGGTAAGTTCTCGACTTATTTGGATTTCATTTTCAGTTTATGCGTTTGTATTAAAACATTTGACTGCCTAATGTTACTTGTTTGCAGGAGTAGCTTCAAAGGCTTCAATGGGGAGTGTTCTATCACCTGTCCAATGGCGAAAAAAGTAAAGGTACTCTGCTTTTCTTTTCTATCACTTGACAATGTATATtccgtaaaaaaaaaattccaattgTCGGGTTATAGACACCTTCTGTACAGTCAAATCCCAGTAGATCTTGAATCACCCGAGCCTTTTTGGCTCGGGTCTCAAGCTCCTGATGATTCTCCTAGCGAAATCTCTCCTGAATGTCCTAGCCAAATCCCTCCTGAGTGTCCTAGTCAAGTCCCTGGTCAGTCTCGTAGGCAAGTCCCTGAGGAGTATGTTAAGACCTTTCCAGATAGAAGGAAATATACACCCAAAGAGGATAGGATCCTTATTGGTGCTTGGCTTAACACCAGTAAGGACCCTCTCGTAGGCAACGAGCAGAGAGCTGTTGCTTTCTGGAAGCGTATTGTAGACTACTACAACGCCAGCCCTCAGCTCGTTGGGGAAGTACCGCGGGAGGTTACTTCTTGTAAGCAGAGGTGGTCTAGGATCAATCATGAAGTATCCAGATTCACTGGTTGCTACAACCAGGCGCTGAGGGAGCAGAGAAGCGGCcaaaatgatgatgatgtgatCAAAGCTGCTTACGACATATTCTTCACCAAGTACGATACCAAGTTCACACTCGATCACTGCTGGAGAGAGCTCAGGCATGAGCAGAAATGGGCCTCCACATATATGGCTAAGGATGGTGGAAAGGAAAAGCGGAGGCCGGTGGTGGATCTTGACGGACCAGAAGAAAATGTTGTTGGAGAAGATGAGGATAGACCCGTCGGGGTAAAGGCTGCGAAAGGTGccagtaagaagaagaagagtggtcGAAATGAGGAGTTGTCTAAGCTACAAGGCGTTTTGGAACTTAAGGAAAAACTGTCTAGAAATAAAGTCCTTGATCGCTTGCTGGCCAAGAAAGAGCCATTGTCTGAGATcgaaacaacactaaaaatgaaGCTTATGTCTGAAGTGTTATGA